The following are encoded in a window of Sorex araneus isolate mSorAra2 chromosome 11, mSorAra2.pri, whole genome shotgun sequence genomic DNA:
- the OPALIN gene encoding opalin isoform X1 — protein sequence MTKAYTSVAPVFLTTSLETSSPVVTVGKEADCGPSLGVAAGIPSLVATGLMVALVIIVIHQRRRRRSNSSSETIEDSEMPCEISEIYDSPKVAENPARSPTRENMTGAEEGHIYVKTVSAGEEAPRGPYHPPTEPQRRRGLWWLMPRLSLD from the exons ATGACCAAAGCCTATACTTCCGTTGCGCCAGTGTTCCTCACCACCAGCCTAGAG ACTTCCTCCCCAGTCGTGACGGTTGGGAAAGAAGCC GACTGCGGGCCGTCCCTTGGAGTAGCAGCAGGCATTCCATCCCTGGTGGCCACGGGACTGATGGTGGCGTTAGTAATTATTGTGATTcaccaaagaagaagaagaagaagcaacaGCAGCAGTGAGACCATTGAG GACAGTGAAATGCCATGTGAAATTTCAGAAATTTATGACAGTCCCAAGGTAGCCGAG AATCCTGCCAGGTCACCCACCCGTGAGAACATGACGGGAGCGGAGGAAGGCCACATCTACGTGAAGACGGTGTCGGCCGGGGAGGAGGCGCCGCGCGGTCCTTACCATCCTCCCACGGAACCGCAGAGACGGCGCGGGCTGTGGTGGCTGATGCCCAGACTGAGCCTGGACTGA
- the OPALIN gene encoding opalin isoform X3, with amino-acid sequence MVALVIIVIHQRRRRRSNSSSETIEDSEMPCEISEIYDSPKVAENPARSPTRENMTGAEEGHIYVKTVSAGEEAPRGPYHPPTEPQRRRGLWWLMPRLSLD; translated from the exons ATGGTGGCGTTAGTAATTATTGTGATTcaccaaagaagaagaagaagaagcaacaGCAGCAGTGAGACCATTGAG GACAGTGAAATGCCATGTGAAATTTCAGAAATTTATGACAGTCCCAAGGTAGCCGAG AATCCTGCCAGGTCACCCACCCGTGAGAACATGACGGGAGCGGAGGAAGGCCACATCTACGTGAAGACGGTGTCGGCCGGGGAGGAGGCGCCGCGCGGTCCTTACCATCCTCCCACGGAACCGCAGAGACGGCGCGGGCTGTGGTGGCTGATGCCCAGACTGAGCCTGGACTGA
- the OPALIN gene encoding opalin isoform X2 — MNFSLNFTLPATRTSSPVVTVGKEADCGPSLGVAAGIPSLVATGLMVALVIIVIHQRRRRRSNSSSETIEDSEMPCEISEIYDSPKVAENPARSPTRENMTGAEEGHIYVKTVSAGEEAPRGPYHPPTEPQRRRGLWWLMPRLSLD, encoded by the exons ATG AATTTTTCCCTGAACTTCACGCTGCCAGCCACCAGG ACTTCCTCCCCAGTCGTGACGGTTGGGAAAGAAGCC GACTGCGGGCCGTCCCTTGGAGTAGCAGCAGGCATTCCATCCCTGGTGGCCACGGGACTGATGGTGGCGTTAGTAATTATTGTGATTcaccaaagaagaagaagaagaagcaacaGCAGCAGTGAGACCATTGAG GACAGTGAAATGCCATGTGAAATTTCAGAAATTTATGACAGTCCCAAGGTAGCCGAG AATCCTGCCAGGTCACCCACCCGTGAGAACATGACGGGAGCGGAGGAAGGCCACATCTACGTGAAGACGGTGTCGGCCGGGGAGGAGGCGCCGCGCGGTCCTTACCATCCTCCCACGGAACCGCAGAGACGGCGCGGGCTGTGGTGGCTGATGCCCAGACTGAGCCTGGACTGA